A genomic stretch from Streptomyces sp. QL37 includes:
- a CDS encoding acyl-CoA dehydrogenase family protein: MSTDIDAAQIRRRTQELLAAHPPATTDRTDFLKARFDAGLAWVHYPAGLGGLDAPRSLQPVVDAELAAAGAPDNDPRRIGIGLGMAAPTVLEYGTEEQKQRFLRPLWVGEEVWCQLFSEPGAGSDLAALGTRAVRDGEDWVVDGQKVWTSSAHVARWAILIARTDPDVPKHRGISYFICDMTDPGVDVRPLRQITGEAEFNEVFLTGVRIPDNRRLGPVGAGWKVAQTTLMNERVSIGGARIPREGGMIGTVAKTWREQPGLRTHDLHQRLLTLWVEAEVARLTGERLRQQLVAGQPGPEGSGMKLAFARLNQEISGLEVELLGDEGLLYGDWTMRRPDLVDFTGRDAGYRYLRSKGNSIEGGTSEVLLNIVAERVLGLPAEPRNDKDVAWKDLAR, from the coding sequence ATGAGCACCGACATCGACGCGGCACAGATCCGTCGCCGCACCCAGGAGCTGCTGGCGGCACACCCGCCGGCCACCACCGACCGCACCGACTTCCTCAAGGCGCGCTTCGACGCCGGCCTGGCCTGGGTGCACTACCCCGCCGGGCTCGGAGGCCTGGACGCGCCGCGCTCCCTGCAGCCCGTCGTCGACGCCGAACTCGCCGCCGCCGGCGCCCCCGACAACGATCCCCGCCGCATCGGCATCGGCCTCGGCATGGCCGCCCCGACCGTCCTCGAATATGGCACCGAGGAGCAGAAGCAGCGCTTCCTGCGCCCGCTGTGGGTAGGGGAGGAGGTGTGGTGCCAGCTCTTCAGCGAGCCCGGAGCCGGTTCCGACCTCGCCGCGCTCGGCACCCGCGCGGTCCGCGACGGCGAGGACTGGGTGGTCGACGGGCAGAAGGTCTGGACGTCCAGCGCCCATGTGGCCCGCTGGGCGATCCTGATCGCCCGCACCGACCCGGACGTACCCAAGCACCGCGGCATCAGCTACTTCATCTGCGACATGACCGACCCCGGCGTCGACGTGCGGCCACTGCGGCAGATCACCGGCGAGGCCGAGTTCAACGAGGTCTTCCTCACCGGCGTACGCATCCCGGACAACAGGCGGCTCGGTCCGGTCGGTGCCGGCTGGAAGGTCGCCCAGACCACCCTGATGAACGAGCGCGTGTCCATCGGCGGAGCCCGCATCCCGCGCGAGGGAGGCATGATCGGCACCGTCGCGAAGACCTGGCGCGAACAGCCCGGTCTGCGCACCCACGACCTCCACCAGCGGTTGCTCACCCTGTGGGTCGAGGCCGAGGTCGCCAGGCTCACCGGTGAACGGCTGCGGCAGCAGCTCGTCGCCGGACAGCCCGGTCCGGAAGGCTCCGGCATGAAGCTCGCGTTCGCCCGCCTCAACCAGGAGATCAGCGGACTCGAGGTCGAACTCCTCGGGGACGAAGGCCTGTTGTACGGCGACTGGACCATGCGCCGCCCGGACCTCGTCGACTTCACCGGACGGGACGCCGGTTACCGCTATCTGCGGTCCAAGGGCAATTCCATCGAGGGCGGCACGAGCGAGGTCCTCCTCAACATCGTCGCCGAGCGTGTCCTCGGTCTGCCCGCCGAACCGCGTAACGACAAGGACGTCGCCTGGAAGGATCTTGCCCGATGA
- a CDS encoding acyl-CoA dehydrogenase family protein produces the protein MTAQNEAAQAPDLLYSEAEEDLRSAVRSLLADRADAPTVIAGIESDTPHDLRLWESLAAGIGAAGLLVPEKLGGQGATHREAAVVMEELGRSAAPAPYLTSAVVATEILLALAADGGPAAGLLGELAAGSRIAVLALPFATPPADGAAAMTGTLERTVTGVAEAAAADVLLVPTAEGLYAVETGADGVAVQPLVPLDLTRPLATVTLTGPTGTLLAEAGPAAAAVSKGLLAGAGLLASEQLGLAEWCLTETVRYTRERHQFNRPVGSFQSLKHRMAQLWLEVVSARAAARNAADALATNSPDAPLAVAVAQAYCSKVAVHAAEECVQLHGGIGMTWEHPAHLYLKRAKADSIAYGTAGRHRETVAGLVELPAP, from the coding sequence ATGACCGCACAGAACGAAGCCGCCCAGGCACCCGACCTGCTCTACTCGGAAGCCGAGGAGGACCTGCGGTCAGCCGTGCGCTCGCTGCTCGCCGACCGTGCCGACGCGCCGACGGTGATCGCCGGGATCGAGTCCGACACGCCGCACGACCTGCGGCTGTGGGAATCGCTCGCCGCGGGGATCGGAGCGGCTGGGCTGCTGGTCCCGGAGAAGCTCGGCGGGCAGGGTGCCACCCACCGCGAGGCCGCCGTGGTCATGGAGGAGCTCGGCCGCAGCGCTGCCCCGGCGCCGTACCTGACGAGCGCGGTCGTCGCGACCGAGATCCTTCTCGCCCTGGCGGCCGACGGCGGCCCGGCCGCCGGGCTCCTCGGTGAGCTGGCGGCGGGCAGCCGGATCGCCGTGCTCGCCCTGCCGTTCGCCACGCCCCCCGCCGACGGGGCCGCCGCGATGACCGGCACCCTGGAGCGGACCGTGACCGGTGTCGCGGAGGCGGCTGCGGCCGACGTGCTTCTGGTGCCGACCGCGGAAGGCCTGTACGCGGTGGAGACCGGCGCGGACGGTGTCGCCGTCCAGCCGCTCGTCCCGCTCGACCTGACCCGCCCGCTCGCCACGGTCACCCTGACCGGTCCCACCGGCACCCTGCTCGCGGAGGCCGGCCCGGCGGCCGCCGCCGTGAGCAAGGGGCTGCTCGCCGGTGCCGGGCTCCTCGCCTCCGAGCAGCTGGGACTGGCCGAGTGGTGCTTGACCGAGACCGTCCGGTACACCCGCGAACGCCACCAGTTCAACAGGCCGGTGGGCTCGTTCCAGTCGCTCAAGCACCGGATGGCCCAGCTCTGGCTGGAGGTCGTCTCCGCGCGCGCCGCCGCCCGCAACGCCGCGGACGCGCTGGCGACCAACAGCCCTGACGCCCCGCTCGCCGTGGCCGTGGCGCAGGCCTACTGCTCCAAGGTCGCGGTGCACGCCGCGGAGGAATGCGTACAGCTGCACGGCGGCATCGGGATGACCTGGGAGCACCCCGCGCACCTGTACCTGAAGCGGGCCAAGGCCGACTCGATCGCGTACGGCACCGCGGGACGCCACCGTGAGACCGTAGCCGGTCTGGTGGAGCTTCCGGCTCCGTGA